The following are encoded in a window of uncultured Pseudomonas sp. genomic DNA:
- a CDS encoding lactoylglutathione lyase family protein, with protein sequence MSPVYPRSFSHIGLSVTDLDAAVKFYTEVMGWYLIMPPTTISEDDSAIGVMCTDVFGAGWGSFRIAHLSTGDRIGVEIFQFRNAVKPENNFEYWKTGIFHFCVQDPDVEGLAAKVVAAGGKQRMPVREYFPGEKPFRMVYMEDPFGNILEIYSHSYELTYAAGAYQ encoded by the coding sequence ATGTCTCCCGTCTATCCCCGCAGCTTTTCTCACATCGGCCTGTCGGTCACCGATCTCGACGCAGCCGTAAAGTTCTACACCGAAGTCATGGGCTGGTACCTGATCATGCCCCCGACCACCATCAGCGAAGACGACTCAGCCATCGGCGTCATGTGTACCGACGTATTCGGCGCCGGCTGGGGATCATTTCGCATCGCCCACCTGTCCACCGGCGACCGCATTGGCGTGGAAATCTTTCAATTCCGCAATGCAGTAAAACCAGAGAACAACTTCGAATACTGGAAGACCGGAATATTCCACTTCTGCGTGCAGGATCCGGACGTCGAAGGCCTGGCCGCCAAAGTGGTCGCCGCCGGCGGCAAACAGCGCATGCCGGTGCGCGAGTACTTCCCAGGCGAGAAGCCGTTCCGCATGGTCTATATGGAAGACCCCTTCGGCAACATCCTGGAAATTTACAGCCACAGCTACGAGCTGACCTACGCGGCCGGCGCTTACCAGTAA
- the serC gene encoding 3-phosphoserine/phosphohydroxythreonine transaminase, with the protein MNTNADGNATIHPALVGSLSTTAPSDAVINFSPGPTSLPKAVEKEITANFNKPGLTSLALSHRSPEFVTILDHAIASARRVMAIPDDYVVLFTHGGGHGQFAALPLNLCQTQSDVATYVVNGTWSSRGRDEAQKYCQVQTVDGRDPKTGQFTTFPELTEANIDAKSRFVYVCSNETVNGIELHRLPKLPESRRHIPLVVDASSDFSTKPIAWHDDGVGVLFACASKNIGHPGLTMTVVRKDLLGKASPLCPGVFNYSINNEAGNLWNTPATFNIEVVGLVMDWLEREGGVVENERRCIAKAKVLYEVIDNSSGFYATPVQNKALRSRMNIPFNVKGGDEALTNKFLIKSWEEGMIGLRTLTPFGAGDYLRASLYNGVTIEEATRLADFMQQFARENA; encoded by the coding sequence ATGAATACCAATGCTGACGGGAATGCAACGATCCATCCGGCCCTGGTTGGCTCACTCAGTACTACCGCTCCCTCCGATGCAGTCATCAACTTCAGTCCCGGCCCTACATCACTGCCCAAAGCGGTGGAAAAAGAGATTACCGCTAATTTCAATAAGCCGGGGCTCACTTCCTTGGCCCTGTCTCACCGCTCTCCCGAATTCGTGACAATACTTGATCACGCTATCGCTTCGGCCAGAAGAGTCATGGCGATACCTGACGATTACGTGGTGTTGTTCACCCATGGCGGCGGCCACGGCCAGTTTGCCGCTCTGCCGCTGAACCTTTGCCAAACGCAGTCCGACGTGGCCACCTATGTGGTCAACGGCACGTGGTCATCCCGGGGGCGTGACGAAGCCCAGAAATACTGCCAGGTGCAGACCGTCGATGGGCGCGACCCCAAGACAGGCCAATTCACGACCTTTCCCGAACTGACCGAGGCGAACATCGACGCCAAGAGCCGTTTTGTCTATGTCTGCTCCAATGAAACGGTCAACGGTATTGAATTGCATCGGCTGCCAAAGCTGCCGGAGTCACGTCGCCATATCCCTCTAGTGGTGGATGCCAGTTCCGACTTCAGCACCAAGCCCATCGCCTGGCATGATGACGGCGTTGGGGTGCTCTTTGCCTGCGCCTCCAAGAATATCGGCCACCCTGGCCTGACCATGACGGTCGTGCGCAAGGATCTGCTCGGCAAAGCCTCGCCACTGTGCCCTGGCGTTTTCAACTACAGCATCAACAACGAGGCAGGCAACCTCTGGAACACACCCGCTACCTTCAATATTGAAGTGGTCGGCCTCGTTATGGACTGGCTCGAACGCGAAGGCGGCGTGGTCGAAAATGAGCGCCGCTGCATTGCCAAGGCCAAAGTGCTCTACGAGGTTATCGATAACTCCAGTGGGTTCTATGCCACCCCAGTGCAGAACAAGGCGCTGAGAAGTCGGATGAATATCCCCTTCAACGTTAAGGGCGGCGACGAGGCGTTGACTAACAAATTCCTCATCAAGAGTTGGGAGGAAGGGATGATCGGGCTGCGCACTTTGACGCCTTTCGGTGCTGGGGATTACCTGCGAGCGAGCCTTTACAACGGGGTCACCATAGAGGAGGCAACACGTCTCGCTGACTTCATGCAACAGTTCGCTAGAGAAAACGCCTGA
- a CDS encoding Lrp/AsnC family transcriptional regulator produces MLSTLDAYDRRILTLLQEDSSLSSAEIAEQVGLSQSPCWRRIQRLKEEGVIRRQVILLDRKKIGLNTQIFAEVKLNAHGRSNLTEFAEAMREFPEVLECYVLMGSVDFLLRIVTQDIEAYERFFFEKLSLVPGIQEVNSTVALSEIKSTTSLPLLG; encoded by the coding sequence ATGCTCAGCACCTTGGACGCCTATGACCGGCGGATTCTGACCTTGCTGCAGGAAGACTCATCGCTTTCCAGTGCCGAGATTGCCGAACAGGTCGGTTTGTCGCAGTCCCCCTGCTGGCGGCGGATTCAGCGCTTGAAGGAAGAGGGGGTGATTCGCCGCCAGGTGATCCTGCTCGATCGCAAGAAAATCGGCCTGAACACGCAGATTTTCGCCGAGGTCAAACTCAATGCCCACGGCCGCTCCAATCTCACCGAATTCGCCGAGGCCATGCGCGAGTTTCCCGAAGTGCTGGAGTGTTATGTGTTGATGGGCTCAGTGGACTTTCTGCTGCGCATCGTCACTCAGGACATCGAAGCGTATGAGCGCTTCTTCTTCGAGAAGCTCTCACTGGTTCCGGGCATTCAGGAGGTGAACTCGACCGTCGCGCTGTCGGAAATCAAGTCGACCACCAGCTTGCCCCTGTTGGGCTAA
- a CDS encoding sulfite exporter TauE/SafE family protein yields MMIEQALPALPFVLLAALVRGYSGFGFAAIAIVGMNLAFDPSLSVPVILALDLACSIGIWKQAKAQADKVTFGQLTTGSLLGIPLGVAVLFVLPTMLLKLGTSLLVLLFVLLLAFRLPTPNFNSPLSRYGIGLGSGTCTAAASVGGPLIIYYMLSSRLSIPQQRATMILYFIVSELLALIAIVASSVLSDTFDAASFYLFLVLVVPVFLSVHLGQYLFNKRPPSSFKYVALPVMALVGTVGLWVSASELLA; encoded by the coding sequence ATGATGATTGAGCAGGCGTTGCCGGCCCTGCCGTTTGTGCTGTTAGCCGCACTAGTGCGTGGCTACAGTGGCTTTGGTTTTGCCGCCATCGCTATCGTCGGTATGAACCTAGCCTTCGACCCTAGCCTCAGCGTGCCGGTGATCCTGGCCCTAGATCTGGCATGCAGTATCGGCATATGGAAACAAGCGAAAGCTCAAGCGGACAAGGTCACCTTCGGTCAGCTAACAACCGGATCATTGCTGGGTATCCCTCTGGGAGTGGCGGTGCTTTTCGTGCTGCCAACCATGCTGCTGAAACTCGGCACGAGCTTACTGGTGTTGCTGTTTGTGCTGTTACTCGCATTTCGACTGCCGACACCGAATTTCAACTCGCCCCTGAGCCGCTACGGAATAGGGTTAGGCTCTGGCACATGTACGGCGGCCGCGTCAGTTGGAGGGCCACTTATCATCTATTACATGCTTTCCAGTCGCCTTTCGATTCCGCAACAGCGGGCAACCATGATTCTGTATTTCATCGTGTCCGAGTTGCTGGCACTGATAGCCATCGTCGCCAGCAGTGTGCTCAGTGATACCTTCGATGCCGCCAGCTTCTATCTGTTCCTTGTCTTGGTAGTGCCCGTTTTTCTGAGTGTTCACCTGGGGCAGTACCTGTTCAACAAGCGGCCACCGTCGTCATTTAAATACGTAGCCCTGCCAGTAATGGCATTGGTGGGCACGGTCGGGTTGTGGGTGTCTGCCAGCGAGTTGCTGGCCTGA
- a CDS encoding LysE family translocator produces the protein MTLELLIAFVAFAFVTSVTPGPNNTMLLASGANFGLRRTLPHMLGISLGLMLLVLSVGLGLGQVFEQVPVLYSVLRYVGAAYLLYLAWKIANAGAPSSQASASGKPFSFLQAAAFQWVNPKAWIMAIGAITTYTPQENFVVNVLLISALFAVVNCPTMSVWTVLGSLLRNWLQDARRLRVFNIGMALLLVASLYPIFLDSGLF, from the coding sequence ATGACCCTCGAATTGCTGATTGCCTTCGTCGCGTTTGCCTTTGTCACCTCAGTCACACCCGGCCCCAACAACACCATGCTGCTCGCCTCCGGCGCGAATTTCGGCTTGCGCCGTACCCTGCCGCACATGCTCGGTATTAGCCTGGGCCTGATGCTGCTGGTGCTCTCGGTTGGCCTGGGGCTCGGCCAGGTGTTCGAACAAGTGCCCGTGCTGTACAGCGTGCTGCGTTACGTCGGCGCGGCGTACCTGCTGTACCTGGCCTGGAAGATCGCTAATGCCGGCGCGCCCAGCAGCCAAGCCTCGGCCAGCGGCAAGCCGTTCAGTTTTCTCCAGGCGGCGGCCTTCCAGTGGGTCAACCCCAAGGCGTGGATCATGGCCATTGGTGCCATCACCACCTACACCCCGCAGGAAAATTTCGTGGTCAATGTGCTGCTGATCTCAGCACTGTTTGCCGTGGTCAATTGCCCGACCATGAGCGTCTGGACCGTGCTCGGCAGCCTATTGCGCAACTGGCTGCAGGATGCACGGCGATTGCGCGTATTTAATATCGGTATGGCGCTGCTTTTAGTGGCGTCGCTGTACCCCATCTTCCTCGATAGCGGACTATTTTGA
- a CDS encoding glutathione S-transferase family protein — MYKVYGDYRSGNCYKVKLMLHLLDQPYEWIAIDILKGETQSEAFLAKNPNGKIPVLELEDGTCLWESNAILNFLADGSAFLPTEPRLRTQVLQWQFFEQYSHEPNVAVARFIQLYQGLPAARRAEYEACQALGYKALKVMEKQLQRTAYLVGEDFSIADIALYAYTHVADEGGFDLTELPAVRSWLARVASHPRYVGMLD; from the coding sequence ATGTACAAGGTGTATGGCGATTACCGTTCGGGCAACTGCTACAAGGTCAAGCTGATGCTGCACCTGCTGGATCAGCCGTATGAGTGGATAGCGATCGATATCCTCAAGGGCGAAACCCAGAGCGAGGCCTTTCTGGCGAAGAACCCCAACGGCAAGATCCCGGTGCTGGAGCTTGAAGACGGCACCTGCCTGTGGGAATCCAACGCCATTCTGAATTTCCTCGCCGATGGCAGCGCGTTTTTGCCGACCGAACCGCGCTTGCGCACGCAGGTGCTGCAGTGGCAGTTCTTCGAGCAATACAGTCACGAGCCTAATGTTGCGGTGGCGCGTTTTATCCAGCTGTATCAGGGCCTGCCTGCAGCACGGCGCGCAGAGTATGAGGCGTGCCAGGCGCTCGGCTACAAGGCGCTCAAGGTGATGGAGAAGCAGCTGCAACGCACCGCCTATCTGGTCGGTGAGGATTTCTCGATTGCCGATATCGCCCTGTACGCCTACACCCATGTGGCGGATGAGGGTGGCTTTGACCTGACCGAACTTCCGGCTGTGCGCAGCTGGCTGGCGCGGGTGGCCAGCCACCCACGTTACGTCGGCATGCTTGACTGA
- a CDS encoding benzoate/H(+) symporter BenE family transporter, whose translation MHDLQQARLRPLADTSTSAVVAGFIAMLTGYTSSLVLMFQAGQAAGLSSGQISSWIWSLSIGMAICCIGLSLRYRAPIMIAWSTPGAALLITSLPGVPYGEAIGAYIVASGLIVLIGLTGTFDRIMRRIPGSLAAALLAGVLFKIGLEICVAAEQQPVLVVAMLLAYLFGKRLLPRYAVLAALIVGSVLAGVFGLLNFEQFELQLAVPEWTTPSFSLAAAISIGIPLFIVAMASQNLPGMAVLRANGYDVPASPLLTTTGLTSILLAPFGSHGIHMAAISAAICAGPEAHEDPKKRYTAAIWCGVFYGIAGIFGATLAALFTALPKALILSIAALALFASIIGGLTQAMSEPKEREAALITFLVTASGMTLFSVGSAFWGIVAGLLTLAILNWGKREA comes from the coding sequence ATGCACGACTTACAACAGGCGCGCCTGCGGCCGCTGGCCGACACCTCCACCTCAGCGGTAGTCGCCGGCTTTATCGCCATGCTCACCGGTTACACCAGCTCCCTGGTGCTGATGTTTCAGGCTGGCCAGGCCGCCGGGCTGAGCAGCGGGCAGATTTCTTCGTGGATCTGGTCGCTGTCGATTGGCATGGCGATCTGCTGCATCGGCCTGTCACTGCGCTACCGCGCACCGATCATGATCGCCTGGTCGACGCCCGGTGCCGCGCTGCTGATCACCAGCCTGCCCGGCGTGCCGTATGGCGAAGCGATTGGCGCGTATATCGTGGCCTCAGGCTTGATTGTATTGATCGGCCTGACCGGCACCTTCGACCGCATCATGCGGCGTATCCCCGGCTCCCTGGCGGCTGCCCTTCTGGCCGGTGTGCTGTTTAAAATCGGCCTGGAAATTTGCGTGGCTGCCGAACAACAACCGGTGTTGGTAGTAGCCATGCTGCTGGCCTATCTGTTTGGCAAACGCCTGCTGCCGCGCTATGCGGTGCTGGCCGCGCTGATTGTCGGCAGCGTGCTGGCTGGGGTGTTCGGCCTGCTCAACTTCGAACAGTTCGAGTTGCAACTGGCGGTGCCGGAATGGACCACGCCGAGCTTCTCTCTCGCGGCGGCCATCAGCATCGGCATCCCGCTGTTTATCGTCGCCATGGCCTCGCAGAACCTGCCGGGCATGGCGGTGCTGCGCGCCAATGGCTATGACGTACCGGCCAGTCCGCTACTCACTACCACCGGGCTGACCTCGATACTGCTGGCGCCGTTCGGCAGCCACGGTATTCATATGGCCGCCATCAGCGCCGCCATCTGCGCCGGCCCAGAAGCCCATGAAGACCCGAAGAAGCGCTACACCGCCGCGATCTGGTGTGGTGTGTTCTACGGCATCGCCGGTATCTTCGGCGCCACCCTGGCCGCGCTGTTCACCGCCCTGCCAAAAGCCCTGATCCTGTCGATCGCCGCCCTCGCCCTGTTCGCCTCAATCATCGGCGGGCTGACCCAGGCCATGAGCGAGCCAAAAGAGCGCGAAGCGGCACTGATCACCTTTCTCGTGACCGCCTCGGGCATGACATTGTTTTCCGTGGGTTCGGCGTTCTGGGGGATTGTTGCGGGGCTGTTGACCCTGGCGATTCTCAACTGGGGTAAGCGGGAAGCTTGA
- a CDS encoding MarR family transcriptional regulator: MIDFKSTATQQVAMEAFFFGYQAFTAKADEMLARRGLSRVHHRILFFIAKYPGLSMKELLAYLGVSKQALNTPLRQLLEMGLVQSLTAEDDKRKRLLGFTAEGTKLEKALRREQSKLLQRVFDEAGETAVSGWLQVNQTLGNIR; encoded by the coding sequence ATGATTGATTTCAAGAGCACAGCCACTCAGCAAGTGGCCATGGAAGCCTTCTTCTTCGGCTACCAGGCGTTTACCGCCAAAGCCGATGAAATGTTGGCGCGCCGTGGCTTGTCGCGGGTGCACCACCGCATCCTGTTTTTTATCGCCAAGTACCCAGGCTTGAGCATGAAGGAACTGCTCGCCTATCTGGGCGTGAGCAAGCAGGCACTGAATACCCCGCTGCGTCAGTTGCTGGAAATGGGCTTGGTGCAGAGCCTTACCGCCGAAGATGACAAGCGCAAACGCCTGCTCGGCTTTACCGCCGAAGGCACCAAACTTGAAAAAGCCCTGCGCCGTGAACAGAGCAAGCTGCTGCAGCGCGTCTTCGACGAAGCTGGGGAAACGGCCGTCAGTGGCTGGTTACAGGTCAACCAGACGCTGGGCAACATTCGCTAA
- a CDS encoding DEAD/DEAH box helicase, producing the protein MPSVVQRYKRRLAAALARYFPHTTAYLRAEREANALPKKPGARTKKSSATAKPKTTNAKQPAKPRRAGTATRVQGIYGPAMLTVDAAQCQGMREQVARAVTAGVLSAPSEEQWAMILSHHPLTRIFAGAGSGKSTTLVLRVAFMLCHLGIKPEQLTVISFTNASCSELRERLLKVLEFFNYPFDAAQARQTVRTFHSAMGGMAKSLLDNPRWFEQLDDRQAAARELDNPLMAGRLRTAQQRLLKQAYQQCYAEQPVFREQVHSLLQLPLPLAEAKRVPKAPLDAFKLQGEFSAVPLYEAFYAQAGFIESIGIDLSTLPPQALSGPEQVRSFSAALLLFWPYFERCLQEQGVMTFNAAFAQLTTRLNAGGQGVTAQLLAPFSHLLIDEFQDISPQIVQWLQAVQRAQAGQGNSVSLMAIGDDWQSIYGWRGSSPELFIDFDRHFPGKGRAKCSAVLNLANNYRSIEPIIRDGEALLGGVRHKQAKTSQAIRPTQPGEHGVRLIQRFDAKARLPELLKQIHEQCTYAAERNSAERNAVLLLSRRNEPLQAISAQLDKKLPVKAYTIHRAKGLQAEVAIILDDCMPPEPHPLRNALYAYSSFFNNSYDQAMQDESLRLAYVAVTRGVSRVFWYCQKTQGATQVLAGRGRL; encoded by the coding sequence ATGCCATCTGTTGTTCAGCGCTACAAGCGGCGGCTTGCCGCTGCCTTGGCGCGCTACTTTCCCCACACCACCGCGTATCTGCGTGCCGAGCGCGAAGCGAACGCGTTGCCGAAGAAACCTGGCGCACGCACCAAGAAGTCGTCCGCTACGGCTAAGCCAAAAACCACTAACGCCAAGCAACCGGCCAAACCACGCCGGGCCGGCACCGCGACCAGAGTTCAGGGTATCTACGGGCCGGCCATGCTCACTGTCGATGCTGCGCAGTGCCAAGGCATGCGCGAGCAGGTGGCCCGTGCCGTGACGGCAGGCGTGCTCAGTGCGCCCTCGGAGGAGCAGTGGGCGATGATCCTTAGTCATCACCCGCTGACGCGCATCTTCGCCGGTGCCGGCTCGGGCAAGTCCACCACGCTGGTGCTGCGGGTGGCCTTTATGCTCTGCCACCTGGGCATCAAACCTGAGCAGTTGACGGTGATCTCCTTCACCAATGCCTCCTGCAGCGAGCTGCGTGAGCGGCTGCTCAAGGTGCTGGAGTTCTTCAACTACCCCTTTGATGCAGCCCAGGCGCGTCAGACGGTGCGCACCTTCCATTCGGCCATGGGCGGCATGGCCAAGAGCCTGCTCGATAATCCGCGTTGGTTCGAGCAGCTAGATGATCGCCAGGCCGCCGCCCGCGAGCTGGATAACCCGCTGATGGCGGGGCGTCTTCGCACGGCGCAGCAGCGTTTACTCAAGCAGGCATATCAGCAGTGCTATGCCGAGCAGCCAGTGTTCCGTGAGCAGGTCCACAGCCTCTTGCAGCTGCCGTTGCCGCTGGCTGAGGCCAAGCGTGTGCCCAAGGCGCCGCTGGATGCCTTCAAGTTGCAGGGTGAGTTCAGTGCCGTGCCGCTGTATGAGGCGTTCTATGCCCAGGCCGGCTTTATCGAGAGCATCGGCATTGACCTGAGCACTTTGCCGCCCCAGGCGCTCAGCGGCCCAGAGCAGGTGCGCAGCTTTAGCGCGGCGTTGCTGCTGTTCTGGCCGTACTTCGAGCGTTGCCTGCAGGAACAAGGGGTGATGACCTTCAATGCGGCGTTTGCACAGCTGACGACGCGGCTCAACGCCGGCGGGCAGGGCGTTACGGCGCAGCTGCTGGCGCCTTTCAGTCACTTGCTGATCGACGAGTTTCAGGATATCTCGCCGCAAATCGTGCAGTGGCTGCAGGCTGTGCAGCGCGCTCAGGCGGGGCAGGGCAACAGCGTCAGCCTGATGGCGATTGGTGACGACTGGCAATCGATCTATGGCTGGCGCGGTAGCTCGCCGGAGCTGTTTATCGACTTCGATCGGCACTTCCCAGGTAAAGGACGGGCCAAATGCAGCGCCGTATTGAACCTGGCCAATAACTACCGCTCGATTGAACCGATCATCCGTGACGGCGAGGCGTTGCTCGGCGGTGTGCGGCACAAGCAGGCAAAAACCAGCCAGGCGATCAGGCCTACTCAGCCCGGTGAGCACGGTGTGCGGCTGATCCAGCGTTTTGATGCCAAGGCGCGGTTGCCGGAGCTGCTCAAACAGATCCACGAGCAATGCACCTATGCGGCTGAACGTAACAGCGCTGAGCGCAACGCGGTGTTGCTGCTCAGTCGGCGCAACGAGCCCTTGCAGGCCATCAGCGCGCAACTGGACAAGAAACTGCCGGTCAAGGCTTACACCATTCACCGCGCCAAAGGTTTGCAAGCCGAGGTGGCGATCATTCTCGATGACTGCATGCCGCCTGAGCCGCACCCGCTGCGCAATGCGCTTTACGCCTACTCGAGCTTTTTCAACAACAGTTACGACCAGGCCATGCAGGATGAAAGCCTGCGCTTGGCCTATGTCGCGGTTACTCGGGGTGTTAGTCGGGTGTTTTGGTACTGCCAGAAAACCCAAGGGGCGACGCAGGTCTTGGCGGGGCGGGGGCGGTTATAG
- a CDS encoding PLP-dependent aminotransferase family protein — protein sequence MAFSERVARLKSSLIREILAAAQRPEVMSFAGGLPAEPMLPKVEWDAMPASMGQYGTSEGEPALREAIAAEARALGVPCDASQVLIVSGSQQTLDLASKLFIDPGTEVLLEAPTYLAALQAFQLFGADCIAVPQEADGPQLDALRERLQNHKPAFAYLIPTFQNPSAVRYSEAKRDAVAALLDEFGVTLIEDEPYRELVFDDGSATPIVSRLQKASWIYTGTVSKTLLPGLRIGYLIATPDLYPYLLRLKQSADLHTNRIGQWQALQWLGSEKYRGHLAELRDFYRIRRDAMQAVLAEHFSDLADWQIPQGGLFFWLTLKQPLDTRTLLAPALAQNVAFMPGEPFFIDPDAHPGHLRLNFSHVAPERLSEGLKRLAEVIRQAQAS from the coding sequence ATGGCCTTCTCCGAACGTGTTGCCCGCCTGAAAAGCTCCCTAATCCGTGAAATTCTGGCTGCAGCGCAGCGTCCAGAAGTGATGTCGTTTGCCGGCGGCTTGCCCGCCGAGCCGATGTTACCGAAGGTCGAGTGGGACGCGATGCCCGCGAGCATGGGTCAGTACGGCACCAGTGAAGGCGAGCCGGCGCTGCGCGAGGCGATTGCCGCCGAGGCCCGCGCCTTGGGCGTGCCTTGCGACGCCAGCCAGGTGCTGATTGTCAGCGGCTCGCAGCAAACCCTCGACTTGGCCAGCAAACTGTTTATTGATCCGGGTACCGAAGTGCTGCTTGAGGCGCCGACCTATTTGGCCGCGCTGCAAGCCTTCCAGCTGTTCGGTGCCGATTGCATCGCCGTGCCGCAGGAGGCCGATGGCCCGCAGCTCGATGCGTTGCGTGAGCGCCTGCAGAATCACAAGCCGGCGTTTGCCTATCTGATCCCAACCTTCCAGAACCCCTCGGCTGTGCGCTACAGCGAAGCCAAACGCGACGCCGTGGCGGCGCTACTGGACGAGTTTGGCGTGACCCTGATTGAAGACGAGCCTTACCGCGAGTTGGTGTTCGATGACGGTAGCGCCACGCCGATCGTTAGCCGTTTGCAAAAGGCCAGCTGGATCTACACCGGCACTGTGTCGAAAACCCTGCTGCCGGGGTTGCGCATCGGCTACCTGATTGCCACGCCAGATCTATATCCCTACCTGCTGCGCCTTAAGCAGTCGGCGGACCTGCACACCAATCGCATCGGTCAGTGGCAGGCATTACAGTGGCTGGGTAGCGAGAAATATCGCGGCCACCTGGCTGAACTGCGCGACTTTTACCGCATCCGCCGTGATGCTATGCAGGCGGTGCTGGCAGAGCACTTTAGCGACCTGGCTGACTGGCAGATCCCCCAGGGCGGGTTGTTCTTCTGGCTAACCCTGAAACAGCCGCTGGATACCCGCACCCTGTTGGCCCCAGCGCTGGCGCAGAACGTGGCGTTCATGCCGGGCGAGCCGTTCTTTATTGACCCGGATGCTCATCCGGGTCACCTGCGATTGAACTTCAGCCACGTGGCCCCGGAGCGTTTAAGCGAAGGCCTCAAGCGTCTGGCCGAGGTGATCCGACAGGCCCAAGCGAGCTAG
- a CDS encoding LysR family transcriptional regulator translates to MLNPQWLRTFTTLAEQGNFTRSAEHLDLTQAAVSQHVQRLEERLGPLLIRRPRQLELTPAGHALLEYCAEVNAADQRLQQRLSERDAERGEVGLICPGSIGLALYPLLLELQQTHPGLSIRQRFAPDHEVLDAVLHNRFELGLVTLKPDDPRLSVSRFAEEPLELVVPAGENVQGWADLERLGFIDHPDGQAMAGRLLSRYYPGAPGVGGLPWHGFTNQIGLILEPVSRGLGFTVLPRYARLAFSRPQSIKVIEGARPVVDTLWLLHRAEWPLSARADLLIQRVKPHFCSVGR, encoded by the coding sequence ATGCTTAATCCGCAATGGCTGCGTACTTTTACGACGCTCGCCGAACAGGGCAACTTCACTCGCAGCGCCGAGCATCTGGACTTGACGCAAGCGGCGGTCAGCCAGCATGTGCAGCGGCTGGAGGAGCGTTTGGGCCCGCTGTTAATACGCCGCCCGCGTCAGCTCGAACTCACCCCTGCCGGGCACGCTTTGCTCGAATACTGCGCAGAGGTCAATGCGGCCGACCAACGCTTGCAGCAGCGCCTGTCAGAGCGCGACGCAGAACGTGGGGAAGTCGGCTTGATCTGCCCCGGCAGCATCGGCTTGGCCCTCTATCCACTGTTGCTGGAGTTACAGCAAACACACCCGGGGTTGAGTATTCGGCAGCGTTTTGCCCCGGATCATGAGGTTCTTGATGCGGTGTTGCACAACCGCTTTGAACTTGGCCTGGTGACGCTCAAACCGGACGATCCGCGCTTAAGCGTGAGTCGCTTTGCAGAGGAACCATTGGAGCTGGTGGTGCCAGCCGGCGAGAACGTTCAGGGTTGGGCTGATCTAGAGCGCCTGGGTTTTATTGATCATCCAGATGGCCAGGCCATGGCAGGTCGGCTACTTAGCCGCTATTACCCTGGTGCGCCGGGTGTCGGCGGCCTCCCTTGGCATGGTTTCACCAACCAAATCGGTCTGATTCTTGAGCCGGTGTCCCGCGGCCTAGGCTTTACCGTATTGCCGCGCTATGCGCGTTTGGCTTTTTCACGGCCGCAATCCATTAAGGTCATTGAAGGGGCGCGGCCGGTAGTCGATACCCTTTGGCTGTTGCACCGAGCTGAGTGGCCGCTATCGGCCCGGGCTGATTTGCTTATCCAGCGCGTTAAGCCGCATTTCTGCTCCGTTGGCCGCTGA